A single genomic interval of Zobellia nedashkovskayae harbors:
- a CDS encoding ABC transporter ATP-binding protein → MNFALAPGELTAIVGINGIGKSTLLRTLGNAQPDLGGCLAVKGKPIVSYAPLELSAEISMVLTEPIASKNLSVLELVALGRQPYTNWLGTLTDIDKQKIKGAINSLELDELQHKKCYELSDGQLQRVMIARAFTQDTSIILLDEPTTHLDLYHKIQILKLLRTIAHTSQKTVVFTTHEIEMAIQLCDKMVLLDGKKNYFGQPCELIEQKAFESLFPSDTVSFDPKTGSFRIKK, encoded by the coding sequence ATAAATTTTGCACTAGCCCCTGGTGAACTTACAGCTATTGTAGGTATAAATGGTATTGGAAAATCTACCCTATTACGGACTTTAGGCAATGCCCAACCAGATTTAGGGGGTTGTCTTGCCGTTAAAGGAAAACCCATTGTTTCTTATGCCCCATTAGAATTATCGGCAGAAATAAGTATGGTACTAACGGAGCCTATTGCTTCAAAAAATTTATCCGTTTTGGAGTTGGTTGCATTGGGCAGGCAACCTTATACCAACTGGTTAGGTACGCTCACAGATATAGACAAGCAAAAAATTAAAGGCGCAATCAACTCATTAGAATTAGATGAGTTGCAACATAAAAAATGTTACGAGTTAAGTGACGGTCAATTACAACGTGTAATGATTGCCAGGGCTTTTACACAGGACACCTCCATTATACTTCTTGATGAGCCCACCACTCACCTAGACCTTTATCATAAAATTCAGATTTTAAAACTTCTGCGCACTATTGCACATACCTCTCAAAAAACGGTAGTCTTTACTACTCACGAAATTGAAATGGCAATTCAGCTATGCGATAAAATGGTTTTACTAGATGGTAAAAAGAATTATTTTGGGCAACCGTGTGAACTAATTGAACAAAAAGCCTTTGAGTCGTTATTTCCTTCGGATACCGTCTCGTTTGACCCTAAAACAGGTTCTTTTCGAATAAAAAAGTAA
- the zwf gene encoding glucose-6-phosphate dehydrogenase, protein MNKTENQILVIFGASGDLTARKLVPALFNLHQADQLPENFIVLGASRSDMTDSAFRKKVVSESTYLKNKLKDLSDEYIKNFADKFFYEDLGGSYDTDYSRLRKRVEDLKNKYQTSGNIIYYLSTPPTLYETIAHNLAEAGMSTQNNGWKRLIVEKPFGYSLDTAKQLNSGLQKFFKEDQIYRIDHYLGKETVQNLLITRFANSIFEPLWNRNYIHHVEITNAESVGVEKRGGYYDTSGALRDMFQNHLLQIVSLIVMEPPISDAPEDIRNEKVKALKSLRVMKTDKELFDNTIRAQYTTSVIDGQEVKGYREEDGVGKDSTTETFAAIKFFVDNWRWKDTPFYVRTAKRMPTKATEVVIHFKTPHHQIFQESGLDSKDNKLVIRIQPDEGILLKFGVKVPGQGFKVERANLDFYYSSLAETHVMDAYERLLLDAMQGDATLYARADEVEAAWEFVDPILKYWSSGKDVRMYGYAAGVWGPENSHELIEGIGEWRNPGPNLTDDPGFCVIC, encoded by the coding sequence ATGAATAAAACAGAAAATCAGATTCTTGTGATATTTGGCGCATCTGGCGACCTTACAGCAAGAAAACTTGTTCCCGCACTTTTTAACCTCCATCAGGCAGATCAACTTCCTGAAAATTTTATAGTTCTAGGGGCAAGTAGAAGTGATATGACAGATAGCGCTTTTAGGAAAAAAGTGGTATCAGAAAGTACATACTTAAAAAATAAACTAAAAGACCTATCGGACGAGTATATAAAAAACTTTGCAGATAAATTCTTTTATGAAGATTTAGGTGGGAGTTACGATACGGATTATAGCCGTTTGCGTAAAAGGGTAGAGGATTTAAAGAACAAATACCAGACTTCTGGCAACATTATATATTACCTTTCTACACCTCCTACTTTATATGAGACAATAGCCCATAACTTGGCAGAAGCCGGTATGAGTACTCAAAACAACGGGTGGAAAAGATTGATCGTAGAAAAACCTTTTGGTTATAGTCTAGATACGGCCAAACAACTCAATTCTGGTCTTCAGAAGTTTTTTAAAGAAGATCAAATCTATAGAATAGATCACTATTTGGGTAAAGAAACGGTGCAGAATCTTCTGATAACACGTTTTGCCAATAGTATTTTTGAACCACTTTGGAACCGTAATTATATCCATCATGTAGAAATTACCAATGCAGAAAGTGTTGGTGTGGAAAAGAGAGGCGGTTATTATGATACTTCCGGAGCTTTAAGAGATATGTTCCAAAACCATTTGCTACAGATAGTTTCGTTAATTGTTATGGAACCACCTATTAGCGATGCTCCAGAAGACATCCGAAACGAAAAGGTTAAAGCGCTTAAGTCCCTTAGGGTGATGAAAACAGATAAAGAACTATTCGATAATACGATTAGGGCGCAGTACACAACATCCGTAATTGATGGTCAAGAAGTAAAAGGCTACCGCGAAGAAGATGGGGTAGGTAAAGATTCTACCACTGAAACATTTGCAGCTATTAAGTTTTTTGTTGATAACTGGAGGTGGAAAGATACGCCGTTCTACGTTCGTACGGCCAAGAGAATGCCAACAAAGGCAACGGAAGTTGTTATTCACTTTAAAACGCCACATCACCAGATATTTCAGGAATCAGGATTGGATAGTAAGGATAACAAGTTGGTTATCCGTATTCAACCAGATGAAGGTATTTTATTGAAATTTGGAGTAAAAGTACCTGGTCAAGGATTTAAAGTGGAGCGAGCAAATCTGGATTTTTATTACTCTAGTTTAGCGGAGACTCACGTTATGGATGCATATGAGCGTTTATTGTTAGATGCTATGCAAGGTGATGCTACATTATATGCTAGAGCAGATGAAGTTGAAGCTGCTTGGGAATTTGTGGATCCTATATTAAAGTATTGGTCTAGTGGTAAAGATGTTAGAATGTACGGGTACGCCGCAGGTGTTTGGGGCCCTGAAAATTCTCATGAATTAATAGAAGGAATCGGTGAATGGAGGAATCCTGGGCCAAACTTAACGGACGACCCTGGTTTTTGTGTTATTTGTTAA
- a CDS encoding 3-keto-disaccharide hydrolase has protein sequence MRTKLTYLILLFVCAVSNVIAQNNDKDWENLLDKDLTNWDVFIGVPHTSLELEGYEKGDGMHGTPIGLNNDPLNVFSTTQENGETVLNVSGKIYGGLSTKKEYENYHLVFDIKWGTKKFEPRLKDKRDSGVLYHAQEPHGQFWNVWMRSPEMQIQETDCGDFFPLAGVSMDIKATKRSENGKEFWFYDPKGEIRTFKTGGDGRCRRMANFENPHGEWTRVELICIKDKAYHIVNGKVVMVLENAKEYNKEDVATALTKGKIQFQSEACEVYYKNIKIKNISKLPKNIKKQL, from the coding sequence ATGAGAACCAAATTAACTTACCTTATTCTTCTTTTCGTATGTGCTGTAAGCAATGTAATAGCTCAAAACAATGACAAAGACTGGGAAAACCTTCTTGACAAAGACCTTACCAATTGGGATGTTTTTATAGGCGTTCCTCACACCTCGCTAGAATTAGAAGGTTACGAAAAGGGAGACGGAATGCACGGAACACCAATTGGTCTGAATAACGACCCTTTAAATGTTTTCTCTACCACTCAGGAAAACGGTGAAACCGTTTTAAACGTTAGCGGTAAAATCTATGGAGGATTAAGTACCAAAAAAGAATATGAAAACTATCATCTAGTTTTTGATATTAAATGGGGAACAAAAAAATTTGAACCACGTCTGAAAGACAAAAGAGATAGCGGTGTTCTTTACCATGCCCAAGAACCACACGGCCAATTTTGGAATGTTTGGATGCGTTCCCCAGAAATGCAAATACAAGAAACGGATTGTGGTGACTTCTTTCCTCTAGCTGGGGTTAGTATGGATATTAAAGCCACAAAACGTAGTGAAAACGGTAAAGAGTTTTGGTTCTACGATCCAAAAGGTGAAATACGTACTTTTAAAACCGGTGGTGATGGTCGTTGCAGAAGAATGGCTAATTTTGAAAACCCACATGGCGAATGGACTCGTGTAGAGCTTATCTGTATTAAAGACAAGGCCTACCATATTGTAAACGGCAAAGTGGTAATGGTTCTGGAAAATGCAAAAGAGTATAACAAGGAGGATGTTGCAACGGCTCTAACAAAGGGTAAAATACAATTTCAATCTGAAGCTTGTGAAGTATATTACAAGAACATTAAAATAAAGAACATCAGTAAATTGCCAAAAAACATAAAAAAACAACTTTAA
- a CDS encoding acyl-CoA thioesterase produces the protein MEKFKTANESRVSITELMLPSHSNFGGKVHGGHILSLMDQIAFACASKHSQMYCVTASVNRVDFLHPVEVGELLTLRASINYTGRTSMVVGVRVESQDIKSGTKRHCNSSYFTMVAKDEDGRGVPIPGLLLDNEQGVRRFARSKKRKEEAFSRDTEFDSTQFKSELHLESLNGENVKLDLP, from the coding sequence ATGGAAAAATTTAAAACCGCTAACGAATCAAGGGTTTCAATTACAGAACTCATGCTACCCTCCCACTCAAATTTTGGAGGAAAGGTTCATGGAGGGCATATACTTAGTCTTATGGATCAGATTGCTTTTGCGTGTGCTTCAAAACATTCGCAAATGTATTGTGTAACTGCCTCTGTAAACCGGGTAGACTTTTTACACCCCGTAGAAGTAGGCGAACTCTTAACACTTCGCGCTTCCATTAATTATACAGGAAGAACATCTATGGTAGTTGGGGTTCGTGTAGAATCTCAAGATATTAAGTCTGGCACAAAACGCCACTGCAACTCATCATATTTTACCATGGTAGCAAAAGATGAAGACGGCAGAGGCGTACCAATACCTGGACTACTTTTAGACAACGAACAAGGCGTTAGGCGTTTTGCCAGAAGTAAGAAGCGTAAAGAAGAAGCTTTCTCTAGAGACACCGAGTTCGACTCTACTCAATTTAAATCAGAACTACATTTAGAAAGTTTAAACGGTGAAAACGTTAAACTTGACCTTCCCTGA
- the rmuC gene encoding DNA recombination protein RmuC, producing MNIYLVYLLIGLVCLALGYLLGNYIQNLKTKSAHSALEEREQQLNANLGILEQRLRDSDVLKINLQAEKEQMGNQIVRYQADLENLQLKNTDQKEEVEKLQEKFTKEFENLANKILEEKSLKFTERNEKNIKDILSPLNDKIQLFEKKVEESQKENISIHSALKEQLLNLQNQNLKITQEAENLTKALKGDSKMQGNWGELVLERVLEKSGLEKDREYTVQQSFTREDGSRVLPDVVIHLPDGKKMVVDSKVSLTDYERFVNAEDDMRDKYLKDHINSLKRHVDQLSAKKYEDLYAMESPDFVLMFVPIEPAFAIAINNDNNLYNKAFEQNIIIVTPSTLLATLRTIDSMWNNEKQQRNALEIARQAGALYDKFEGFVNDLTKVGKKMDEAKSEYKGAMNKLVEGRGNIVVSIEKLKIMGAKAKKSIPEPILKRAQDDDFESELKLKS from the coding sequence ATGAATATTTACCTCGTATATTTATTAATTGGACTTGTATGCCTGGCCTTGGGTTACCTCTTAGGGAACTATATTCAGAACTTAAAGACGAAGTCTGCCCATAGTGCACTTGAAGAACGAGAGCAACAACTAAACGCCAACCTTGGTATATTAGAACAGCGATTACGCGATAGCGATGTGCTTAAAATAAATCTTCAGGCAGAAAAAGAACAGATGGGTAACCAGATTGTTCGGTATCAAGCAGATTTAGAAAATCTTCAACTTAAAAATACAGATCAAAAAGAAGAAGTAGAAAAGCTCCAAGAAAAATTCACCAAAGAATTTGAGAACCTTGCCAATAAAATTTTAGAGGAAAAAAGCTTAAAGTTCACTGAGCGTAACGAAAAGAATATTAAAGATATTTTATCTCCCTTAAATGACAAAATACAGCTTTTTGAGAAGAAGGTCGAAGAAAGCCAGAAGGAGAATATTAGTATTCATTCCGCTTTAAAAGAACAACTTTTAAATCTACAGAATCAAAACCTGAAGATTACCCAAGAGGCCGAAAATCTTACCAAAGCTCTAAAAGGCGATAGTAAGATGCAAGGAAACTGGGGTGAGTTGGTATTGGAACGCGTACTTGAAAAATCAGGATTAGAAAAAGACCGTGAATATACGGTTCAGCAAAGTTTTACTAGAGAAGATGGCTCTAGAGTACTTCCTGATGTAGTCATACACCTTCCCGATGGTAAAAAAATGGTTGTGGATTCAAAAGTATCCCTTACGGATTACGAGCGTTTTGTAAATGCGGAGGACGATATGCGGGACAAATACCTAAAAGACCACATTAACTCCCTCAAAAGGCATGTTGATCAACTTTCAGCAAAAAAATACGAAGACCTTTATGCTATGGAAAGTCCGGACTTTGTTTTGATGTTCGTTCCTATAGAACCTGCTTTTGCCATTGCCATAAATAACGATAACAACCTGTATAACAAAGCTTTTGAACAAAATATTATTATCGTTACTCCATCTACCCTATTAGCTACATTACGCACTATTGATAGTATGTGGAATAACGAAAAACAACAACGTAATGCATTGGAAATTGCTAGACAAGCAGGTGCCCTTTATGATAAGTTTGAGGGTTTTGTAAACGACCTTACCAAGGTTGGCAAGAAAATGGACGAGGCTAAATCCGAGTATAAAGGAGCCATGAACAAGCTTGTTGAAGGCCGTGGAAACATTGTAGTAAGTATAGAAAAATTAAAAATAATGGGAGCAAAAGCTAAAAAATCAATCCCAGAACCAATATTAAAACGCGCTCAAGATGATGATTTTGAAAGCGAACTAAAACTAAAATCATGA
- a CDS encoding DUF3124 domain-containing protein: MNKYSNRFFFIEKPIWAIASALALIILVTSCKRPTDEKPVKVLDEHTLNRRVDRTTVDPLTKQVYVPIYSDIYNQTRDSRTLLTATLSIRNTSLRDSLFITTIDYYNTGGDLVRNYLDQAIYLRPMESIDYVIEQQDTSGGSGANFIIDWYSKRPINPLFQAVMVGGLGAQAFSFTTEGIDVEAPPSN; this comes from the coding sequence ATGAACAAATACAGCAATAGATTTTTTTTTATTGAGAAGCCTATTTGGGCCATAGCCAGCGCTCTTGCACTCATTATTCTAGTTACTTCATGCAAGCGACCAACCGACGAAAAGCCGGTAAAGGTTCTTGACGAACATACTTTAAATAGAAGGGTCGACCGGACAACGGTTGACCCTCTTACCAAACAGGTATACGTACCTATATATTCCGATATTTATAACCAAACTAGAGATTCTAGAACATTATTGACTGCAACTTTGAGCATAAGAAATACGAGCTTACGAGACAGCCTATTTATTACGACCATAGATTATTACAATACAGGTGGTGATTTGGTGAGAAATTATTTAGACCAAGCAATCTACCTTCGCCCAATGGAATCTATAGATTACGTTATTGAGCAGCAAGATACTTCTGGTGGTAGTGGTGCTAATTTTATAATTGACTGGTATTCCAAACGCCCTATTAACCCTTTATTCCAAGCCGTAATGGTTGGCGGACTAGGTGCCCAAGCCTTTTCTTTTACTACTGAAGGAATTGATGTAGAAGCACCACCATCTAACTAA
- the gndA gene encoding NADP-dependent phosphogluconate dehydrogenase: MEEKYDFGLVGLGVMGRNFILNVADNGFSAYGHDLDPEKVAALKEEGGHEAKVNASTSIKTFVQALKEPRKIMLLVPAGKIVDAVIESLLPHIDRGDIIIDGGNSFFTDTDRREAYLHDKAINFFGAGVSGGAKGARLGPSIMPGGSKSAYQHIKPIFEAVSAKYKGEPCVAYLGPKSSGNYVKMVHNGIEYGLMQLTSEVYDLLKKAGDFSNEEMHDTFSKWNAGRLQSFLVEITSKILEQKDELGLDKGHLVDQILDKAKQKGTGKWTSQNAMDLGIPVPSIDIAVSMREISGLKDERIEADKLYDRPEIEKLDKKELEKMAEEALYFSFIITYAQGLHQLADASKEYNYNLDITTIAKIWRAGCIIRAGLLADISEAFEADKDLPNLLLSSHFIDKVKSTVGSTRKLVAHAAANGIPLPGISNSLTYFDAYTSSRLPLNLIQAQRDFFGSHTYERLDKEGIFHTEWE; the protein is encoded by the coding sequence ATGGAAGAAAAATATGATTTTGGATTAGTTGGCCTAGGTGTTATGGGGCGTAACTTTATATTAAATGTAGCCGATAATGGTTTTTCTGCCTACGGACATGATTTAGACCCTGAAAAAGTAGCCGCTTTAAAGGAAGAGGGTGGTCACGAAGCCAAGGTAAATGCCTCTACCAGCATAAAAACCTTTGTTCAAGCTCTAAAAGAGCCAAGAAAAATTATGCTCTTGGTTCCCGCAGGTAAGATTGTGGATGCCGTAATTGAAAGTCTTTTGCCGCATATTGACCGAGGTGACATTATTATAGATGGTGGTAATTCCTTTTTTACAGATACTGATCGCCGTGAAGCTTATCTTCATGACAAGGCTATCAATTTCTTTGGAGCTGGTGTTTCCGGTGGTGCTAAAGGCGCTCGCCTAGGGCCTAGTATTATGCCCGGAGGTTCAAAATCCGCTTACCAACATATAAAACCTATTTTTGAAGCTGTTTCCGCAAAATACAAAGGAGAACCTTGTGTAGCTTATTTAGGACCAAAATCATCCGGTAACTATGTAAAAATGGTTCACAATGGTATTGAATATGGATTAATGCAACTTACTTCCGAAGTTTACGATTTGCTTAAAAAAGCAGGTGATTTTTCTAATGAAGAAATGCACGATACCTTTTCTAAATGGAACGCAGGTCGTTTGCAGTCTTTTCTAGTTGAAATTACTTCTAAAATTCTTGAGCAAAAAGATGAACTTGGTTTAGACAAAGGCCATCTAGTAGATCAGATTTTAGACAAAGCAAAACAAAAAGGTACTGGAAAATGGACTAGCCAAAACGCAATGGATCTGGGTATTCCTGTTCCTTCTATTGATATTGCCGTTAGCATGCGTGAGATATCAGGTCTTAAAGACGAAAGAATAGAAGCCGATAAATTATATGACCGTCCAGAAATTGAGAAATTAGACAAAAAAGAATTGGAGAAAATGGCTGAAGAAGCACTTTACTTCTCTTTCATTATCACATATGCGCAAGGACTACATCAATTAGCGGACGCATCCAAAGAATACAACTACAACCTAGATATTACAACAATTGCAAAAATCTGGCGTGCAGGCTGTATAATTAGAGCTGGCTTATTAGCTGATATTTCAGAGGCTTTCGAAGCCGACAAAGATTTACCAAACCTTTTACTTTCAAGTCATTTTATTGACAAAGTGAAGAGTACGGTAGGTTCTACAAGAAAATTAGTGGCACACGCTGCTGCAAATGGTATTCCATTACCTGGAATTTCAAACTCACTTACTTATTTTGATGCTTATACATCTAGTAGGTTACCATTGAACCTTATTCAAGCACAACGAGATTTCTTTGGTTCGCACACTTACGAGAGATTGGATAAAGAAGGAATTTTCCATACAGAATGGGAATAG
- the pgl gene encoding 6-phosphogluconolactonase, translating into MELKIYQDKNEVAKEFSNYFAEKAKGDEPFHVALSGGSTPKIVFDVLAKEFGASIDWKLVHFYWGDERCVLPTDDESNYKMTVEHLLSKIEIPEENIHRIKGENDPEEEAVRYAQVLKNELPGKNGFPQFDLVILGMGDDGHTASIFPHEIELWKSVNLCEVAVHPDSGQKRITITGNLINHSKTVAFLVTGASKEEKVGEILNCEGACDTYPANLVAPTLGDLVWFLDEAAAGKIREGQV; encoded by the coding sequence ATGGAATTAAAGATATATCAGGATAAAAACGAAGTTGCTAAAGAGTTTTCAAATTATTTTGCCGAGAAAGCAAAAGGAGACGAGCCCTTTCATGTAGCACTTTCCGGAGGAAGCACACCAAAAATAGTTTTTGATGTTCTTGCAAAGGAATTTGGCGCTAGTATTGACTGGAAATTAGTTCATTTCTATTGGGGAGATGAACGTTGTGTGCTTCCTACTGATGATGAGAGCAATTATAAAATGACAGTAGAACACCTTTTGTCAAAAATTGAAATTCCAGAAGAAAATATTCATAGAATTAAGGGAGAGAATGATCCAGAGGAAGAAGCTGTTCGTTATGCCCAAGTGCTAAAAAATGAGCTTCCTGGAAAAAATGGTTTTCCGCAGTTTGATTTGGTGATTTTAGGTATGGGAGACGATGGTCATACCGCATCTATTTTTCCACATGAAATAGAATTGTGGAAGTCTGTAAATCTTTGTGAAGTGGCTGTTCATCCGGACTCGGGTCAAAAAAGAATTACAATTACAGGAAACCTTATCAATCATTCTAAAACCGTTGCTTTTCTTGTTACGGGAGCTAGCAAGGAAGAAAAGGTTGGAGAAATTCTAAATTGTGAAGGTGCGTGTGATACCTATCCCGCTAATTTGGTGGCCCCAACGTTGGGTGATTTAGTTTGGTTTTTAGATGAGGCCGCAGCTGGTAAAATCAGGGAAGGTCAAGTTTAA
- a CDS encoding 6-phosphogluconate dehydrogenase: MKKSLFVTLGIIVALFGIVYAFIYFVTYSDGIRSGELIKISHKGVIVKTWEGEISQGISGAQIFSFSVLDKDKEVIKQLQEHQGQYVKLHYVERFATFVWLGDSKYFVTKVELENSPHFKN, translated from the coding sequence ATGAAAAAGTCGCTTTTTGTAACCTTGGGAATTATCGTTGCCCTATTTGGTATTGTTTATGCCTTTATTTATTTTGTAACCTACAGTGATGGAATACGTTCTGGAGAGCTGATTAAAATAAGTCACAAAGGAGTTATTGTAAAAACTTGGGAAGGAGAGATAAGTCAAGGTATTTCTGGAGCTCAAATCTTTTCTTTTTCTGTTTTAGACAAGGATAAAGAAGTTATTAAGCAATTGCAAGAACACCAAGGACAGTATGTAAAATTACATTATGTTGAACGGTTTGCTACTTTTGTTTGGCTTGGCGATAGTAAATATTTTGTGACCAAAGTAGAGCTAGAAAATTCACCACATTTTAAAAACTAA
- a CDS encoding FecCD family ABC transporter permease, producing the protein MQTPKTYRSSFVLLITALVIALGINISLGSVSIPFSETLHSVFGGAIENTAWEYIIWNYRIPKAFTAVFVGGGLSLSGLLMQTLFRNPLAGPFVLGISSGASLGAAFLIMGSATLTSLFGLSLVTDISLAIVSSIGSFLVLLAVITVASKVKDTMALLIIGLMFGSISAAIVSVLSYFSNAEELQQFVYWSFGSVGNLSWHQLGLLFIIVIIGVILGILSIKPLNALLLGENYARSLGVNLKRSRYLIIIATGLLAGGVTAFAGPIAFIGLAVPHLTRQVFNTTEHRILVPAVLVYGAILMLICDTIAQLPNSAEVLPINAITSILGAPVVIWLLIRKRKMVF; encoded by the coding sequence TTGCAAACTCCTAAAACATATCGCTCTTCTTTTGTTCTTCTGATTACTGCGCTAGTAATTGCTTTGGGCATAAATATTTCTTTGGGTTCGGTTTCTATTCCCTTTTCAGAAACGCTGCATTCCGTTTTTGGTGGTGCTATAGAAAATACAGCTTGGGAATATATTATCTGGAACTACAGAATTCCTAAAGCCTTTACAGCTGTGTTTGTAGGCGGCGGACTTTCCTTAAGCGGACTCTTAATGCAGACGTTATTTAGAAATCCACTTGCTGGACCTTTTGTTTTGGGTATAAGTTCCGGAGCAAGTTTAGGAGCTGCTTTTTTAATTATGGGTTCAGCAACACTCACATCACTATTTGGGTTGAGTTTAGTTACGGACATATCATTGGCTATTGTTTCCAGTATAGGTAGTTTTCTAGTGCTTTTGGCCGTCATAACGGTTGCCTCAAAAGTAAAGGACACTATGGCGCTTTTAATTATTGGCCTTATGTTTGGGAGCATCAGCGCAGCTATAGTAAGTGTTCTATCTTATTTTAGTAATGCCGAAGAACTTCAGCAGTTTGTATACTGGTCTTTTGGAAGTGTTGGAAACTTATCTTGGCATCAACTGGGGTTATTATTCATCATTGTTATAATAGGCGTTATTCTAGGAATTCTTTCCATAAAACCTTTGAATGCTTTGCTCCTTGGCGAGAACTACGCTCGTAGTTTAGGTGTAAACCTAAAACGTTCGCGCTATCTCATTATAATTGCAACCGGTCTTTTAGCAGGTGGTGTCACGGCTTTTGCAGGTCCTATTGCCTTTATTGGTTTAGCGGTTCCGCATTTAACACGTCAAGTTTTTAATACTACGGAGCACCGGATTTTGGTGCCAGCAGTTTTGGTATATGGCGCTATTCTCATGCTCATTTGCGATACTATTGCACAACTACCTAATAGTGCAGAAGTGCTTCCTATAAATGCCATTACAAGTATTTTGGGTGCACCTGTAGTTATTTGGTTACTGATCAGAAAAAGAAAGATGGTGTTTTGA